The genomic segment AGAAACTGGAGCAACAAGGCTATATCACTTATGTTCCACTGGTTCCGGTTCGGCGTAGTTGGGCGGGATACATAAAAGAAATACACATCCCGGCGATAACGAGATGTGTATTTGTATATGCAACCAATCAAGAGATTCAAGGGATGCAAAAAGAATATACCATCCTGCCTCCTCAAACCATCACAGCTTTACATCAAAACCAATAAATATAAACCAGTGTACTGAAACTAATAACTATCCACAGCAATATACCTTGTACAAGCGGCTTAACCCCTACTGCTTTCAGGACATCACGCGACAAGGAAGCGCCGATAAAGAATAAAGTTATTGTCAATGTTTTACGGGCAATACTATTGATTCCCGCACCAATCAACATACCTGTTTCTGAAAGGCTCAGCACATAGGTATTGACAATCATTGCCAAAACAAAGAAGAAGATAAACCAAGGAATGCTAATCTTTTGTCCCTTACTCTTAAAAATAAATGAAGTCGCGATTGCCAATGGAATAATCCAAAGAGCACGAGTCAGTTTGATAGTAGTGGCAATCTTCAGAGCTTCTTCACCATAGGCAGCACCTGCACCAACCACCGAACTGGTGTCATGGATAGCAATAGCAGCCCATGTACCAAACTCTTGCTGACTCATATTCAAGGCATGCCCTATTGCAGGAAATATAAACAAAGCCACTGCATTCAAGATAAAAATCGTACCCAAAGCCACAGACATTTCACTATCTTTTGCTTTCAGCACCGGCCCCACAGCAGCAATAGCACTACCACCACAAATAGCCGTACCCGAACTGATCAGATAGGAAGTATCACGATCCACTTTCAAAAACTTACGACCAATGACCCAACCGATAAGTAACGTACCTATCACAGAGATAATCGTAAATTCCATTCCTTCCTTACCGGAAGCAAGTGAAGCCTGCAAGTTCATGCCGAATCCCAATCCTACTACCGAATACTGCAACAGATACTTGGACGTTTTTTTATTAAACTTAGGATGTGCCTGTCCGCATAGCAAAGCAAACGCCAGACCAAGGAATAAAGCTACCGGTGGAGTAACCCAAGCGGAATAAGCATGCATTCCCGGAATATAATCAAGAAATAGGAAGAAAGAAAGAATGATAAGAAGTGAAACGTAAATAATTTTGTTGTTGTCCTGCAAAAAAGGCAGATTAACACTTTTTGCAAATGTTCGAGTTGAAGCCATATTCTTTATTTTTATTATTATTTTTCCGGGCGCAAAGGTAGGCTTCTTTCCTCAATCACACCAATCGTTTCTACTTATACACTATAATTTATTGTTATAATGCATTGCAAACTGCATGAATACTTGCGCCAAGCCGCTTTCCTGTCCCTGAGGTTGCGCAAAACTAAAGTCGCGCAACATAGGCATATCCTTAATTTCAACAACACGCAATTGCCCTGAATACAGTTCACGAGTAATGGAACGGATGGAAACAATCCCTAAACAATCCGTATGCTCCAAAAACAACTTGATACTTTCCGTACTTCCCAAATACATCAAAACCTGCAAAGAGGATAACTTTATATTATGTTGTTGCAAAGCGCGCTCGAAGACATCCAATGTCCCCGAACCTCTTTCGCGAAGCACTAAAGGCAGATGCAACAGTTCCTCGGGAGTTATCTCCTCCCCGATGGCAAGTTTACTACCCGTACGGACCACCGCCACCAACTCGTCTTTCAAAAAAGTGGTATATTTGATATTAGGCAAACGAAACACGCCTTCAACAAATCCCAAGTCAATGCGATGTTCCTGCAAAGCAGCCTCTATCTCTCTGGAATTGCCGTTCAGCAACGACAAATTAACATGAGGAAACTTACCGATAAAACTGGCGAGCAAAGGCGGCAATACATACTGGGCAACAGTAGTACTGGCCCCCAGCTTCAAACCGCCGGTGTACTCATTATGCAGCAAATGCATTTCATATTCCAGCCGTTTATAATCTTCCAGAATTCGTTCACAGTGTTCCAAAAGCAATTTGCCTGCCTCAGTCAACGAAATTCTGCTACCTTGCCGGTCAAACAGACGAGTTTGATAAGCGGCTTCCAGTTCTTGTATATGCTTGGTTATTGCAGGCTGGCTGACAAACAATTCTTGCGAAGCTTTCGTAAAGCTCAGGTTCTTCGCAACAGACTGGAACACTTTTAAACGAAAATCACTCACGTTACAATGAATTAGAACAATTAATTATTCTGCAAATCCTCACTCCTTATACCTAACGCCGACATCAACGGATATCCCAAAATCTCCCAACGGTAAGCAACCGGAGTTACCGGCTTTTCCATCCGGAAAAAAACAATGTCTTTTGCATTTCCTTTTTGTCCTGCACTTTCTACTGCCGACTCTTTCAGTACATTTTCAACTTCCTCACCATACTCTTCATTAAAAGGCACGACAATCAACTTTTTCACCTCGGCGGAATTCAAGACTATATGCAATAAATCAAGATACAACTCCCCTCGGGATACAAACCCTTCTGAAGACACAGCCATAAAACAAAATTCCCCTAAGGGACCTTTGAAAGCCATCCCATCCAATTCACTTTTCAAATCGGACGGCAAACAATCTTCCAGCTTCCCGGACTGCTCATCATACACCAAAAGTATTTGCACATCATTACTCCCCTCTTTCACCCCGGCATCCATTGCCAGACACATGGTAAATAGTGCCAAGTCAGCCCTCTGTAAAGAACGGCCCAGCAACGGTTCAAAATACTTTTTCAAGTCATTTATAACAAAATTCAGGTAGGCTGCATCTATCACCATTACCGTTTCGGAAAGTTTTATTCGAGTATTCTCCATAATTACATGTTTATTGCGGGAGTAAAGGTACAAAAAGTTTTGCAGATAAAAGCCATTTGTCATAAATCAGACATTTTGACATTCATTCTCTTCTATTAACTGATTTTTTGTCACATTTCTGCCACTGGCAAATCTTTTGCGCCCGTTCAGGTGTTATGAATCTGATAAAAATAGAAAGGAGAACAAAATATGAACTTTAACAACTTTACTATCAAAGCGCAAGAAGCCGTACAAACGGCTGTAAACCTGACGCAAACGCGGGGGCAACAAGCCATTGAACCCGTACACCTGCTTCAGAGCGTAATGAAAGTGGGCGAAAATGTCACCAACTTCATCTTCCAGAAATTAGGAATGAACGGACAGCAAATCGCACTTGTACTTGACAAGCAAATAGATTCATTACCTAAAGTATCAGGTGGAGAACCTTATCTAAGTCGCGAAACGAACGAAGTCTTTCAAAAAGCCACCCAGTACTCTAAAGAGATGAACGACGAGTTTGTTTCATTGGAACCCATTCTGCTGGCTTTGCTCAATGTAAAGAGCACCGCTTCCACAATCCTCAAAGATGCCGGAATGACGGAAAAAGAATTGCGAAATGCAATCAATGAATTACGAAAAGGCGAAAAAGTAACGTCACAGTCCAGTGAAGACACTTATCAATCATTGGAGAAGTATGCCATTAACCTGAACGAAGCAGCTCGAAGCGGTAAACTGGATCCTGTAATCGGACGTGACGAGGAGATCCGCCGGGTGTTGCAAATCCTGAGCCGCCGTACCAAAAACAACCCTATATTGATAGGCGAGCCGGGTACAGGTAAAACAGCGATTGTAGAAGGTCTTGCCCACCGTATACTACGAGGTGACGTACCCGAAAACCTAAAAAACAAACAGGTATATTCACTGGACATGGGCGCACTGGTTGCAGGAGCCAAATATAAAGGTGAATTCGAAGAACGTCTGAAAGCAGTCATCAATGAAGTGAAGAAATCGGAAGGGGATATCATCCTGTTCATCGATGAAATCCACACATTGGTAGGTGCCGGTAAGGGAGAAGGGGCCATGGATGCCGCCAACATTCTGAAACCGGCCCTGGCACGCGGAGAATTGCGGAGCATTGGCGCCACCACCCTTGATGAGTATCAGAAATACTTTGAAAAGGATAAAGCGTTAGAACGCCGTTTTCAAATTGTCATGGTAAACGAACCGGATACGTTGAGCACCATTTCCATTCTTCGTGGTTTGAAAGAACGTTACGAAAATCACCACCACGTGCGGATTAAAGATGATGCCATTATCGCCGCTGTAGAACTGAGCAACCGCTACATCACCGACCGTTTTCTACCGGACAAGGCTATCGACCTAATGGATGAAGCTGCTGCCAAGCTCCGTATGGAAGTAGATTCCGTACCGGAAGAGTTAGATGAGATTTCACGTAAGATCAAGCAGCTGGAGATTGAACGCGAAGCCATTAAACGTGAAAACGACCGGCCCAAACTGGAACAAATCGGTAAAGAACTTGCAGAACTGAAAGAACAGGAAAAATCCTATAAAGCAAAGTGGCAAAGCGAAAAAACGCTGGTCAACAAGATTCAGCAAAACAAGATAGAGATAGAGAACCTGAAGTTTGAAGCCGACAAAGCGGAACGTGAAGGTGATTACGGAAAGGTTGCCGAAATACGTTATGGCAAACTGCAAGCCCTGAACCAAGAAATTGAAGAAACGCAACAAAAGTTGCACGAAATGCAAGGTGACAAGGCTATGATTAAAGAAGAAGTCGATGCCGAAGATATTGCCGATGTAGTTTCCCGCTGGACAGGCATACCGGTAAGCAAGATGTTGCAGAGCGAAAAGGATAAGCTGCTGCATCTGGAAGACGAGTTACACCAACGGGTCATCGGTCAGGACGAAGCCATTGAAGCCGTATCCGATGCCGTACGCCGCAGCCGCGCAGGATTGCAAGATCCCAAACGTCCTATCGGTTCGTTCCTCTTCCTCGGCACTACCGGTGTGGGCAAGACGGAGCTTGCCAAAGCGCTTGCCGAATTCCTGTTCGATGACGAAACGATGATGACACGTATCGACATGAGCGAGTATCAAGAGAAGCACAGCGTCTCCCGTTTGGTCGGAGCGCCTCCGGGATACGTAGGATATGATGAAGGTGGTCAGTTGACGGAAGCCGTTCGTCGCAAGCCCTACTCTGTCGTGTTGTTCGATGAAATCGAGAAAGCCCATCCGGATGTATTCAACATCTTACTGCAAGTGTTGGACGACGGACGTTTGACGGATAATAAGGGACGTACTGTGAACTTCAAGAACACCATTATCATCATGACCTCCAACATGGGAAGCGGATACATTCAAAGCCAAATGGAAAAGCTGAATGGTTCTAACAAAGAAGAAATTGTGGAAGAGACCAAAAAGGAGGTAATGAATATGTTGAAGAAGACCATCCGTCCGGAATTTCTGAACCGTATCGACGAAACCATCATGTTCCTGCCACTGACGGAAACGGAAATCAAACAGATCGTTGTACTCCAAATCAAGAGTGTGCAGAAAATGCTGTCCGGTAATGGTGTAGAACTTGAATTGACTGATGCCGCCATAGACTTCCTTGCCAATGCAGGATATGACCCTGAATTCGGCGCCCGCCCGGTAAAACGTGCCATACAGCACTACTTGCTGAACGACCTGTCCAAAAAACTATTGTCGCAGGAAGTAGACCGCAACAAGCCCATTACTGTGGATGCAAATGCCACGAAAAATGGATTGATATTCAGAAACTAAATAATAAAAACAGGAGATGTGTACCCCCAATAGCACATCTCCTGTTTTATTTTGATAGATAGCCATATTATCAGACTTAACCTACCATCCCCTCTTTCATCTTCGCAACAATATATCGTACATCATCTTCAGTCACCATCGGGCCACTCGGCAAACACAAACCCTGTTTAAATAACTGTTCACTAACCCCATTCGTATAAGCAGGGGTATCCTTATAAACAGGTTGCTTATGCATGGGTTTCCAAAGAGGACGGCTTTCAATACCAGACCTGTCAAGCCATACACGCATTGCCTCCACATTAAGATTAGGTTCACAAGCCGTATGCGCAGAGCAAACCTCATGTGTAACACCTGCAGCACCGCCAACAACGCCCTGAACCTTCTCCTCATAAGCATGCTCCTCGCCTACTACATGTAGTCCCTCATCCAACAATACCGTATTCAACCAATAGTTGCTGTCATAATCCGCAGAAGGATTGACATGTAACCTAATCCCCTTTACATCTTTCAACAACTCCTGATAAAGCGAGCAAACTACCTTATGATGATTGATATGATCAGCAGCCACAGTCATCTGGCCGCGACCGATACCGGCACAAATATTACTCATACGATAATTGTAACCGATACGTTCGTGCTGATAATAAGGATATGCCTCGCGGGCCTGTGTAGCATAGAACATGATTTCCTTCTTACTCTCAGCATCCGGACAGATCAATGCACCGCCACCCGAGGTGGTGATCATCTTATTACCGTTGAATGAAAGCACCCCAAATTTGCCAAAAGTACCACACATCCGACCTTTGTACCGACTTCCAAAACCTTCGGCGGCATCCTCTATCACCGGAATATCATATTTATCGGCAACAGCCATTATTTCATCCAGTTTGGCAGGCATGCCATACAGATAAACCGGCACAATAGCCTTCGGCTTCTTACCTGTCTTGGCAATACGGTCAGCTATTGCCATATCAAGCAGTTGAGGATCCATATTCCATGTATCCTCTTCAGAATCTACAAATACAGGAGTAGCCCCCAGATAAGTCACAGGATGGGATGATGCGCAGAACGTAAAACTTTGTACCATTACTTCATCACCCACGCCTACACCGCATGCTAAAAGTGACAGATGTACAGCAGCCGTACCGGCAGACAAAGCCACCACATGTTTATTCTCACCTACAAAAGTCTCCAAATCCTGTTCAAAGCCATTTACATTCGGACCGAGTGGAACAACCCAGTTTGTATCGAAAGCTTCGCGTATGAAGTCCTGCTCCTTGCCACTCATGTGAGCTAGGCAAAGATAAATTCGTTTGTCCATAAAATATATGTGATTTATAAAACTATATTTTTAATAATCTTACACCTATTTCCCACAGCCAATACCCCATCTGGAATATCTTTCGTTACGACCGAACCAGCACCAACAACGCTCCATTTCCCAACCTTCACACCAGGAATGATAGTTGAACCTGCACCAATCCATGTACCTTCCCCTATTTCTACATTGCCACAAAGCGTGCAATGCGGAGAAATATGGACAAAATCATTTAAGATACATTCATGATCAACTGAAGCACCAGTATTAATTATACAATGCTTGCCTATTTTGACTTCAGACTGTATTATTGCTCCTTGCATCACTACTGTACCCACATCTATTTTAGCTTCTTCTGAAATTATAGCCGAAGGATGAAAGGCTTTACCAAAAATAACGTTCACTCCCTCTGCTATTTTCTTCCTAACACTGTTATTTCCTATGCTGATAATCAATGGACCTCGGACTTCTCCCGAATGTAATACGGGATAATTAAGAAGTTGATAAAGCTTTTCACTATCATCAAATAATGCTTCAATAGGCTCATGATTAGCACGAAGAATATCAATGATCACTTTTGCATGACCACTGGCACCATATAAATACATTTATCTAAAGGATTAGTTATTTCCAGTAAAAGGCTCCATTGTTGCCGAAGTCTCAGAGCTGATCCCTTCTCTTACAAACACTTTCTTAATTGTTAAAACAATGATTCTCAAATCAAGTATAAAAGAGCAATGATCTACATACCAAACATCCAGCTCAAACTTTTTTGCCCAACTAATAGCATTACGTCCGTTCACTTGTGCCCAGCCCGTAATACCGGGACGAACTTCATGTCTACGTGCTTGCTCTTTATTATACAGAGGAAGATATTGAGGAAGCAAAGGACGAGGACCAATTAAAGCCATATCACCTTTCAACACATTTATTAATTGCGGTAATTCATCTACAGAAGTAGAACGAATCAACTTTCCCACCTTCGTCAAGCGCTGCTCGTCCGGTAATAAATCACCATTCACATCTCGTTCATCAGTCATCGTTTTGAATTTGATAACTTTGAATATCTTACCATTTCTTCCAGGGCGTTCTTGAGTAAAAAATGCTCCCGCTCCTTTATTAGCAAAATGTAGCCATAAAGTAATAAGAAATAATATTGGCCCAATAATAGCCAACATACAGAATACAATGATAAGATCTATCAATCTCTTGAAAAAAGAAGAATACATACTAAAAAATGTACTTACAAATCTATGATAGCCATGCTTCCCGTACCTTATCTCAAATCAAAATCACTCAACAACTGATTCTAAAAATGAAACGAATTCATTTCCTAGCTGTGCCCTCGAAAAATGGGATTCAGCAAAACACCTGGCATTTTTACCACAAGATACTCTGTAATCTTCATTATCCAATAAACTTATCAATCCAACTGCAAATGCTTTAGCATCATTAGGAGTAACAACAACACCCAAATGATTTTCTTTAATCATATCAGCAAGCCACCCAGGATAATTATTCAAGACAGGTAACCCTGACGATATATAATCAAAGAATTTATTAGGAGAGGTACCATAATAGAAAGCTGGAACATTGGCCAAAACCATTAAACCTACATCAGCAGAAGCAACCAACTTATTTAATTCTGTTTTAGGCATAGGTGCATAGAATTTACAATTATCCAACTGCTCTTTTCGAGCTCGTTCCATCAAATGCGGTTTCACTTTACCATCTCCAACAAATACCAGCACAATATCATCTCTTCCCATATCCTTTAAAACAGCAGCTGCATCTAAAATAGCATCTAAACCATTCGCAACCCCATGCGCTCCTGTAAAGATAACCACTTTATCTGTAGGTTTTACTCCTTCTAACAACAAATTATCACGTAAGGATGGTTTGAAAATTTCTAAATCACATCCATTAGGAATCATTGCTATAGGTTTATTAATCTGGCTTCTTTTTTTTATCCCCACACAAATACCAGGAGAAAGCCCTATACAAGCATCTGCACAATGATAACTCAACCATTCCAAAGCACTCATGCCCCATAACCAAAAAGGGTTCCTCATACCCAAAGCTTTAGGCAATTCGGGCCATAAATCCCGGACCTCAAAAACAAATTTCTTCTTTCTAAATAATTTCATTACAATTCCTGGAATACCTGCCGTAAGAGGTGTTGAGGTCGCAAAAAGCAAATCGTAATCCTCTTTTAAAGCTATTGAAATTCCTCTCCAAGCAAATTTCAAAAAAGTCCAAGCCCTCTTATCAATCCCATCTTTATTAGAATATGGTAGTGCTATTTGAATAACTCTTATGCCATCTATCATCCCTTGATGAATTCCTTTCACATTAGTTTCCGGTAGACTTAGCTTTGCCGTTTCACCGCAAACCATACAGACCGAATGCCCTTTTGCTATTAAACGTTGCGCTAACTCATACGAACGTGTACCACCAGCTTGAGTAGGAGTCGTAAAATGTTGATGAAAATATAGAATTTTCATATTTTATATTAATCTAATTGTAGTTTTTATTTCATTATCTTTTGTCTGTATTACTATTTCATTACATTTTTCTTTTATTCCATAGTAATTAGCACAATAATTTTCTTTTATAGAATAATTAAGCCCTTCTGCATTAATATCTAAATTTTTACAGTTTGTATGCCATAGCTGCCGCATAAACATTGCGTTCGGCTTATGCTCTATTATGTCTACACATATCCAAACCAATTCATTCTTCCGCTTTATTAATTTCCTATAGTGTATTATGTCTTTACCTAAATATGAAAAACAGGCTACTTTTCCTTCAAAAATATAGGATATTTCTGTTTCATAGAGTGATGCATCTAATGCTTGCGACCAGTTATACCAAACAAATCTCTCTCCCTTAAGCATTTGGTCTAAATTATCAAGCATAATAGTATTATGAGATTCTGTTCCCATAAAATATTTTATATATTTCTTTTCTGTATTGTATTTATATGATCCCCCATCTAACAATATATTTTCACCTTTATACCAAATATCTATATGCAAATTATCAGCTTGCGAAGGACGTTCTTTATACTTTCCACATCTTATAAAAGTCAAGACATCTTTCTCCCTTATAATATAATAGCCTCCATTCTTAAATGTGACATTCCCCTGCTTTCTTTCAATTTTAGGATACAGACAACGCTTTAAATTCTTTCTGTTATAGAACCAATCTCTATCTTCAAAAGTAATAGCATATAGATTTTGCTTAGTCAACAAAAAATGTAAAGCATCTAACTGTGGACGATAATCTCTATAATCACAATCATTCAATCTAAAAAATAAAGCCCCATCATTTGCACCATAATTTGGTAAATACCCACTTAATTCATCTTGGCATTGGTACAAAAAGTTCAATGATTGATAACTCCGCTCATACACCTCTTTACAAAATAATTCACCATTATTGTCTGCAACCGCTATAGCCAAAGTGAGTAATTGAACAACAACCCGGTGGTAGTTCATACTAAACTGTAAAAATGTACCATCCTCCGCTATTTGATATTTGATTTCTTCCTCAAACCATTTCTTTCCTTTTTCTTTCCACTCTTTAGCGTCTGGAAATTGAGGAAACAATAGGCCTATTAGATATAAGGTCAATGTCTCTGTTATGGCATGATTATTGCGAACCGCAATTCTTGAAAAATTAATATTCGTACGAACGTGCTTCATTTGTCCATAAATCGACCTAATAAGCAAGTCAAAAACTTCTTCAGTCAATGCTTTATCTGTCCGATAGTAATAAAGAGCAAAAACCCAATTCAAAATGCGTAAAGAAATCTCTTGGCTACATTTATAATTAGGACCACAATTCAGAGGATTTTGATGAATCCAATCTATTATTTGAGTAAAAACAAAACTTGCATGACTTTTGCCTGTTTTTTGATCATATCGAATAATATCATAAAGAAATGAGAAACGAGACTTTTCCCATACGTATTTAATATCCCCGATTTCAGGTATAAAATCTTCAATTTCTGTCCAATGCTTTGAAACATTATATTTATAATTTGTATCAGGATTTGTCAACCAATCATAATCCTTACCAAGATTATACCAAAGGGAAGAAAAAAAACAGTACTCCCCATCTTGCATTCGTCTCACTCTTTCAGACAGAGATGTAATATTGACATCTTTTATTACTACATCTTTTCTATCTGAAAACAAAAATGGAATAACACACTTTCTCCAATCGTCTAACGATAAATATGCTTCATTTTCCAAAAAAACTGGATATTTTATTTTTAGCACACCACTTCTACGTCGCAATTCATATT from the Bacteroides eggerthii genome contains:
- a CDS encoding sugar transferase, encoding MYSSFFKRLIDLIIVFCMLAIIGPILFLITLWLHFANKGAGAFFTQERPGRNGKIFKVIKFKTMTDERDVNGDLLPDEQRLTKVGKLIRSTSVDELPQLINVLKGDMALIGPRPLLPQYLPLYNKEQARRHEVRPGITGWAQVNGRNAISWAKKFELDVWYVDHCSFILDLRIIVLTIKKVFVREGISSETSATMEPFTGNN
- a CDS encoding UpxY family transcription antiterminator — protein: MTFQYIINHLDKPHLWYIVLTGPHAELSTKKKLEQQGYITYVPLVPVRRSWAGYIKEIHIPAITRCVFVYATNQEIQGMQKEYTILPPQTITALHQNQ
- a CDS encoding acetyltransferase, which produces MYLYGASGHAKVIIDILRANHEPIEALFDDSEKLYQLLNYPVLHSGEVRGPLIISIGNNSVRKKIAEGVNVIFGKAFHPSAIISEEAKIDVGTVVMQGAIIQSEVKIGKHCIINTGASVDHECILNDFVHISPHCTLCGNVEIGEGTWIGAGSTIIPGVKVGKWSVVGAGSVVTKDIPDGVLAVGNRCKIIKNIVL
- a CDS encoding DUF6621 family protein, with product MENTRIKLSETVMVIDAAYLNFVINDLKKYFEPLLGRSLQRADLALFTMCLAMDAGVKEGSNDVQILLVYDEQSGKLEDCLPSDLKSELDGMAFKGPLGEFCFMAVSSEGFVSRGELYLDLLHIVLNSAEVKKLIVVPFNEEYGEEVENVLKESAVESAGQKGNAKDIVFFRMEKPVTPVAYRWEILGYPLMSALGIRSEDLQNN
- a CDS encoding glycosyltransferase family 4 protein, with protein sequence MKILYFHQHFTTPTQAGGTRSYELAQRLIAKGHSVCMVCGETAKLSLPETNVKGIHQGMIDGIRVIQIALPYSNKDGIDKRAWTFLKFAWRGISIALKEDYDLLFATSTPLTAGIPGIVMKLFRKKKFVFEVRDLWPELPKALGMRNPFWLWGMSALEWLSYHCADACIGLSPGICVGIKKRSQINKPIAMIPNGCDLEIFKPSLRDNLLLEGVKPTDKVVIFTGAHGVANGLDAILDAAAVLKDMGRDDIVLVFVGDGKVKPHLMERARKEQLDNCKFYAPMPKTELNKLVASADVGLMVLANVPAFYYGTSPNKFFDYISSGLPVLNNYPGWLADMIKENHLGVVVTPNDAKAFAVGLISLLDNEDYRVSCGKNARCFAESHFSRAQLGNEFVSFLESVVE
- the clpB gene encoding ATP-dependent chaperone ClpB; amino-acid sequence: MNFNNFTIKAQEAVQTAVNLTQTRGQQAIEPVHLLQSVMKVGENVTNFIFQKLGMNGQQIALVLDKQIDSLPKVSGGEPYLSRETNEVFQKATQYSKEMNDEFVSLEPILLALLNVKSTASTILKDAGMTEKELRNAINELRKGEKVTSQSSEDTYQSLEKYAINLNEAARSGKLDPVIGRDEEIRRVLQILSRRTKNNPILIGEPGTGKTAIVEGLAHRILRGDVPENLKNKQVYSLDMGALVAGAKYKGEFEERLKAVINEVKKSEGDIILFIDEIHTLVGAGKGEGAMDAANILKPALARGELRSIGATTLDEYQKYFEKDKALERRFQIVMVNEPDTLSTISILRGLKERYENHHHVRIKDDAIIAAVELSNRYITDRFLPDKAIDLMDEAAAKLRMEVDSVPEELDEISRKIKQLEIEREAIKRENDRPKLEQIGKELAELKEQEKSYKAKWQSEKTLVNKIQQNKIEIENLKFEADKAEREGDYGKVAEIRYGKLQALNQEIEETQQKLHEMQGDKAMIKEEVDAEDIADVVSRWTGIPVSKMLQSEKDKLLHLEDELHQRVIGQDEAIEAVSDAVRRSRAGLQDPKRPIGSFLFLGTTGVGKTELAKALAEFLFDDETMMTRIDMSEYQEKHSVSRLVGAPPGYVGYDEGGQLTEAVRRKPYSVVLFDEIEKAHPDVFNILLQVLDDGRLTDNKGRTVNFKNTIIIMTSNMGSGYIQSQMEKLNGSNKEEIVEETKKEVMNMLKKTIRPEFLNRIDETIMFLPLTETEIKQIVVLQIKSVQKMLSGNGVELELTDAAIDFLANAGYDPEFGARPVKRAIQHYLLNDLSKKLLSQEVDRNKPITVDANATKNGLIFRN
- a CDS encoding heparinase II/III family protein produces the protein MKKFYLYIQLLRNMGMRYFLFRCQYELRRRSGVLKIKYPVFLENEAYLSLDDWRKCVIPFLFSDRKDVVIKDVNITSLSERVRRMQDGEYCFFSSLWYNLGKDYDWLTNPDTNYKYNVSKHWTEIEDFIPEIGDIKYVWEKSRFSFLYDIIRYDQKTGKSHASFVFTQIIDWIHQNPLNCGPNYKCSQEISLRILNWVFALYYYRTDKALTEEVFDLLIRSIYGQMKHVRTNINFSRIAVRNNHAITETLTLYLIGLLFPQFPDAKEWKEKGKKWFEEEIKYQIAEDGTFLQFSMNYHRVVVQLLTLAIAVADNNGELFCKEVYERSYQSLNFLYQCQDELSGYLPNYGANDGALFFRLNDCDYRDYRPQLDALHFLLTKQNLYAITFEDRDWFYNRKNLKRCLYPKIERKQGNVTFKNGGYYIIREKDVLTFIRCGKYKERPSQADNLHIDIWYKGENILLDGGSYKYNTEKKYIKYFMGTESHNTIMLDNLDQMLKGERFVWYNWSQALDASLYETEISYIFEGKVACFSYLGKDIIHYRKLIKRKNELVWICVDIIEHKPNAMFMRQLWHTNCKNLDINAEGLNYSIKENYCANYYGIKEKCNEIVIQTKDNEIKTTIRLI
- a CDS encoding YeiH family protein, with the protein product MASTRTFAKSVNLPFLQDNNKIIYVSLLIILSFFLFLDYIPGMHAYSAWVTPPVALFLGLAFALLCGQAHPKFNKKTSKYLLQYSVVGLGFGMNLQASLASGKEGMEFTIISVIGTLLIGWVIGRKFLKVDRDTSYLISSGTAICGGSAIAAVGPVLKAKDSEMSVALGTIFILNAVALFIFPAIGHALNMSQQEFGTWAAIAIHDTSSVVGAGAAYGEEALKIATTIKLTRALWIIPLAIATSFIFKSKGQKISIPWFIFFFVLAMIVNTYVLSLSETGMLIGAGINSIARKTLTITLFFIGASLSRDVLKAVGVKPLVQGILLWIVISFSTLVYIYWF
- a CDS encoding LysR family transcriptional regulator, with amino-acid sequence MSDFRLKVFQSVAKNLSFTKASQELFVSQPAITKHIQELEAAYQTRLFDRQGSRISLTEAGKLLLEHCERILEDYKRLEYEMHLLHNEYTGGLKLGASTTVAQYVLPPLLASFIGKFPHVNLSLLNGNSREIEAALQEHRIDLGFVEGVFRLPNIKYTTFLKDELVAVVRTGSKLAIGEEITPEELLHLPLVLRERGSGTLDVFERALQQHNIKLSSLQVLMYLGSTESIKLFLEHTDCLGIVSIRSITRELYSGQLRVVEIKDMPMLRDFSFAQPQGQESGLAQVFMQFAMHYNNKL
- a CDS encoding DegT/DnrJ/EryC1/StrS family aminotransferase, which translates into the protein MDKRIYLCLAHMSGKEQDFIREAFDTNWVVPLGPNVNGFEQDLETFVGENKHVVALSAGTAAVHLSLLACGVGVGDEVMVQSFTFCASSHPVTYLGATPVFVDSEEDTWNMDPQLLDMAIADRIAKTGKKPKAIVPVYLYGMPAKLDEIMAVADKYDIPVIEDAAEGFGSRYKGRMCGTFGKFGVLSFNGNKMITTSGGGALICPDAESKKEIMFYATQAREAYPYYQHERIGYNYRMSNICAGIGRGQMTVAADHINHHKVVCSLYQELLKDVKGIRLHVNPSADYDSNYWLNTVLLDEGLHVVGEEHAYEEKVQGVVGGAAGVTHEVCSAHTACEPNLNVEAMRVWLDRSGIESRPLWKPMHKQPVYKDTPAYTNGVSEQLFKQGLCLPSGPMVTEDDVRYIVAKMKEGMVG